A window of Mucilaginibacter paludis DSM 18603 contains these coding sequences:
- a CDS encoding NAD(P)/FAD-dependent oxidoreductase — protein MHLNEITNHPRVVIIGGGFGGIELAKSLKNKPVEVLMVDKNNYHTFQPMLYQVAMGDIEADSIAFPLRKIFTGQKNFTFRMANVERINPEKNTISTDIGDIAYDYAVIATGSTTNYFGNDELEKRTMPMKNIPEALNLRSLILQNVEKALICEDEVERDALLTFVVVGGGPTGVELSGALAEMRNYVLTYDYPELDKKDMKVYLVEGKSEVLAVMSPQASKKAKEYLTGLNVEVHNSVHVKSYNGCDLVIDDGTTIQTRNVLWAAGVKGEVLKGIPEGVIVRGNRIQTDEFNRIKGYINLFAIGDVAAVITPETPEGHPGVAPAAMQQGKQVGKNLLKIIKGEQPEPFKYFDKGSLATIGKNLAVADLGKIHLQGFFAWVIWGFVHLMSLVSARNRIIVFINWAGSYFSHNSGSRLIIRKFDSESMKIK, from the coding sequence ATGCATTTAAACGAAATAACCAACCATCCGAGGGTAGTAATTATAGGCGGCGGCTTTGGCGGTATTGAATTAGCCAAAAGCTTAAAAAATAAACCAGTTGAGGTTTTAATGGTAGATAAAAACAACTACCATACCTTCCAGCCGATGCTTTACCAGGTTGCCATGGGAGATATCGAGGCCGATTCGATCGCTTTTCCCTTGCGCAAAATTTTTACAGGGCAAAAGAATTTTACTTTCCGCATGGCTAATGTGGAGCGTATTAATCCTGAAAAAAACACCATCAGTACCGATATAGGCGATATAGCTTATGACTACGCTGTAATTGCAACCGGCTCAACCACCAATTATTTTGGTAACGATGAACTTGAGAAGCGCACCATGCCCATGAAAAATATTCCCGAGGCGCTTAACCTGCGGAGTTTAATATTGCAAAATGTGGAGAAAGCGCTTATTTGTGAAGATGAGGTGGAGCGCGACGCCTTGCTTACTTTTGTGGTAGTAGGAGGGGGCCCCACAGGTGTTGAGCTATCGGGCGCGCTGGCCGAAATGCGCAACTACGTGTTAACCTACGATTACCCGGAGCTGGACAAGAAAGATATGAAGGTTTACCTGGTTGAAGGGAAATCGGAAGTGCTGGCGGTAATGTCGCCGCAGGCATCGAAAAAAGCGAAGGAATATTTAACCGGACTTAACGTGGAGGTGCACAACAGTGTGCATGTTAAAAGTTACAATGGCTGCGATTTGGTGATTGATGATGGAACTACCATCCAAACACGTAACGTATTATGGGCTGCCGGCGTAAAAGGCGAGGTTTTGAAAGGAATACCGGAAGGTGTTATTGTGCGGGGCAACCGCATACAAACTGATGAGTTTAACCGCATTAAAGGTTATATCAATTTATTTGCCATTGGCGATGTTGCAGCGGTAATTACGCCCGAAACGCCCGAAGGCCATCCGGGTGTGGCGCCGGCTGCTATGCAGCAAGGCAAGCAGGTTGGTAAAAACCTGCTGAAAATTATAAAAGGTGAGCAACCCGAGCCTTTTAAATATTTCGACAAGGGCTCCCTGGCTACCATTGGCAAAAACCTGGCCGTGGCCGATTTGGGAAAAATTCATTTACAAGGCTTTTTTGCCTGGGTAATATGGGGCTTTGTGCACCTGATGTCGTTAGTGAGCGCGCGCAACCGGATTATTGTTTTTATCAACTGGGCAGGTAGTTACTTTAGCCATAACAGCGGCTCGCGGTTAATTATCCGCAAGTTTGATTCGGAATCGATGAAGATCAAGTAA
- a CDS encoding cation:proton antiporter, whose translation MSTYTVVTILVAISAFFSYLNARFLKISGTIGIVTIATIASVFLLVFGKSIPSLNRFIITLTDHIDFSDMLLDTMLGFLLFAGSLNFDINLLKGQMKPVLILSTVGVILSTGIFGGLFYAASLMLHIEVPLVYCLLFGALISPTDPVAVSSILKKSKIPKHLETIITGESLFNDGIGLVLFITLSQLARQRVPHVSFAHVATLFATEVFGGLILGLLMALLVYRLMKAVEDFQTIIILSLALVMSLTVLCALFHFSGPLSVVTAGLYIGSQHLTSDEQGGRTRQYMERFWKLIDELLNTVLFVMIGLQLIKLPFVDDYWQSGLVAIVLIIIARGLSVLLPVALLQRTLDVNYKSVFILTWAGLRGGISVALALSLHESKYKELIIASCYFVVIFSIIFQGLTLNNVIKYTLRKKTEA comes from the coding sequence TTGAGTACTTATACGGTTGTAACTATCCTGGTAGCCATCAGCGCATTTTTTTCGTATTTAAATGCGCGTTTTCTCAAAATTTCGGGTACCATAGGTATTGTAACTATTGCCACTATCGCCTCTGTATTTTTATTGGTGTTCGGTAAATCCATCCCATCCCTTAACAGGTTTATCATCACGTTAACCGATCATATCGATTTTTCGGATATGTTGCTGGATACCATGCTGGGTTTTTTGCTTTTTGCGGGATCGTTAAACTTTGATATCAACCTGCTTAAAGGGCAAATGAAGCCTGTGCTGATATTGAGCACCGTTGGCGTCATACTTTCAACGGGTATTTTTGGGGGGTTGTTTTATGCGGCTTCCCTGATGCTGCATATCGAGGTGCCTTTGGTGTATTGCCTGCTATTTGGCGCACTGATATCGCCTACCGATCCTGTGGCGGTATCGTCCATTCTTAAAAAATCAAAGATCCCCAAGCACCTTGAAACCATCATCACCGGCGAATCCCTCTTTAACGATGGCATCGGGCTTGTTTTATTTATTACCCTTTCACAATTAGCGCGGCAGCGCGTTCCGCATGTATCCTTTGCACATGTAGCTACTCTGTTTGCTACCGAAGTTTTTGGCGGTTTGATTTTGGGGCTTTTGATGGCCCTGCTGGTATATCGCCTGATGAAGGCTGTTGAAGATTTTCAAACCATCATCATCCTTTCGCTGGCCTTGGTTATGAGTTTAACCGTATTGTGTGCCTTGTTCCATTTTTCGGGGCCGCTCTCGGTAGTTACTGCCGGTTTGTACATTGGCAGCCAGCACTTAACCAGCGACGAGCAAGGGGGGCGAACCCGCCAATACATGGAGCGTTTTTGGAAGCTGATTGACGAGTTACTCAATACAGTTTTATTTGTAATGATAGGCCTGCAGTTGATTAAGCTCCCTTTTGTGGATGATTACTGGCAAAGCGGTTTGGTGGCCATTGTATTGATCATTATTGCGCGCGGTTTGAGCGTTTTATTGCCGGTGGCTTTACTACAGCGTACGCTGGATGTGAATTACAAAAGTGTTTTTATATTAACCTGGGCGGGTTTGCGCGGCGGTATCTCGGTTGCGCTCGCCCTGTCATTACATGAATCAAAATACAAAGAACTGATTATAGCCAGCTGTTACTTTGTGGTGATCTTCTCCATCATCTTCCAGGGGCTAACCCTCAATAATGTGATCAAATATACGTTGAGAAAGAAAACGGAGGCTTAG